One region of Flavobacterium pisciphilum genomic DNA includes:
- a CDS encoding GNAT family N-acetyltransferase yields the protein MQFIIKELTTTEEMVAQIATMQYLYPNLSLEKYEEYLSEMVPHNYTQIAVFENDICIGITGCWSSTKLWSGKYLEIDNFVVHPDHRSKGIGKLLTDYIENKALDLGCSNIVLDAFTSNFAAHRFYYNQGYGPKGFHFVKILDENKLT from the coding sequence ATGCAATTTATAATCAAAGAACTTACTACAACAGAAGAAATGGTTGCTCAAATTGCTACCATGCAATATTTATATCCCAATTTGAGTTTAGAGAAATATGAAGAGTACCTTTCGGAAATGGTTCCTCATAATTATACTCAAATTGCTGTTTTTGAAAATGATATCTGCATAGGTATTACTGGTTGTTGGTCATCTACAAAATTATGGTCAGGAAAATATCTAGAGATTGATAATTTTGTTGTACATCCGGATCATCGTTCAAAAGGAATTGGTAAATTATTGACAGATTATATTGAAAATAAAGCACTTGATTTGGGATGTTCAAATATTGTTTTAGATGCTTTTACGTCTAATTTTGCAGCCCATCGTTTTTATTATAATCAAGGATACGGGCCTAAAGGATTTCATTTTGTAAAAATCCTTGATGAGAACAAGTTGACTTAA
- a CDS encoding S8 family serine peptidase yields MKIFYSIILFFIFLLGCKSIKETNISEAKLGSKKELTSLELQTWYQKDLREDSIPGISLNKWYRLNKKKPKSKNIIVAVIDTQIDIKHEDLQGQLWRNDKEIPNNGIDDDDNGYVDDINGWSFIGTKNGGYVACANYEYVRIVRDWGPLFAGKTESQIDAQDLYKYKEYHRGLKTLEEKNKYYKNWLKSLNYNVAVYPLVKETLKQFFPKEDYTYKQLDSLYEKYKINDKRYKQRRDDNDKDLGALISYMMVNLEVNQETFEKVQDMQTQLNSIVNKKLNIEYNERLFIGDNPNVLEKGYGNNNVSNNKEGHQAIQDHCTKMAGVIGADRENNIGIKGIVQDVKIMPLNISPLGEEHDKDIAMAIRYAVDNGAKVINMSFSKEFSLHKEWGIDAFKYAEEHNVLLVRSAGNGSLDIDKNIYYPNDINLDNSKEFCSNFITVGSVTHKVDSTFVSDFSNYGKDNVDLFAPGEEIYTTASENSYKSDRGTSMSVPMVCGTGALIWLYYPKLTAQEVKQIILDSGTAYNLEVIVPGTKDKKVPFSELSKSGKVLNVYNAMQLAEKVSKKKRL; encoded by the coding sequence ATGAAAATATTTTACAGTATAATTCTTTTTTTTATCTTTTTATTAGGTTGTAAATCGATAAAAGAAACAAATATTTCAGAAGCAAAATTAGGTTCTAAAAAAGAACTTACCTCATTGGAGTTACAGACTTGGTATCAAAAAGATCTTAGAGAAGATTCAATACCAGGAATTTCATTGAATAAATGGTATCGTTTAAACAAAAAAAAGCCCAAAAGCAAAAATATTATTGTAGCTGTAATAGATACTCAAATCGATATAAAGCACGAAGATTTACAAGGACAGCTTTGGAGAAATGATAAAGAAATTCCAAATAATGGAATTGATGACGACGATAATGGTTATGTAGACGATATTAATGGATGGAGCTTTATAGGAACTAAAAACGGAGGTTATGTGGCATGTGCTAATTATGAATATGTGCGTATTGTAAGAGATTGGGGGCCATTGTTTGCAGGTAAAACCGAATCTCAAATAGATGCTCAAGATTTGTACAAATACAAAGAATACCATAGAGGGCTAAAGACGTTAGAAGAAAAAAACAAGTATTATAAAAACTGGCTCAAATCTTTGAATTATAATGTTGCTGTTTATCCACTGGTAAAAGAGACTTTAAAGCAATTTTTTCCTAAAGAGGATTATACATATAAACAGCTAGATAGTTTGTATGAGAAGTATAAAATAAATGATAAGAGATACAAACAAAGACGTGATGATAATGATAAAGATTTAGGAGCTTTAATATCTTATATGATGGTCAATCTAGAGGTTAATCAAGAAACTTTTGAAAAAGTACAAGATATGCAGACACAGTTGAATTCGATTGTAAATAAAAAACTAAATATAGAATACAATGAACGTCTTTTTATAGGAGATAATCCTAACGTTTTAGAAAAAGGGTATGGTAATAACAATGTGAGTAATAATAAAGAGGGGCATCAGGCTATTCAAGACCACTGTACCAAAATGGCAGGAGTTATTGGGGCGGATAGAGAAAATAATATAGGGATAAAAGGGATTGTACAAGATGTGAAAATTATGCCTCTTAATATTTCTCCACTTGGAGAAGAACACGATAAGGATATTGCCATGGCAATACGGTATGCGGTAGATAATGGGGCAAAAGTTATAAATATGTCCTTTAGTAAGGAATTTTCATTGCATAAAGAATGGGGTATAGATGCATTTAAATATGCTGAAGAACATAATGTACTATTAGTACGTAGTGCAGGTAATGGGTCACTTGATATCGACAAAAATATATATTATCCTAATGATATTAATCTTGATAACTCTAAAGAGTTTTGCTCCAATTTTATCACTGTAGGATCTGTTACCCATAAAGTAGATAGTACTTTTGTATCTGATTTTTCTAACTACGGTAAAGACAATGTAGATTTATTTGCTCCAGGAGAGGAAATATATACTACAGCTTCAGAGAATAGTTATAAATCAGATCGTGGGACTTCGATGTCGGTTCCAATGGTTTGCGGAACAGGAGCTTTAATTTGGTTGTATTATCCAAAACTCACAGCTCAGGAAGTGAAGCAAATTATTCTGGACTCTGGAACGGCTTATAATCTCGAGGTTATTGTTCCAGGAACAAAAGATAAAAAAGTTCCTTTTTCGGAATTGTCCAAATCAGGTAAAGTTCTAAACGTTTATAACGCGATGCAACTTGCGGAAAAAGTGAGTAAAAAGAAACGCTTATAA